A genome region from Arachis duranensis cultivar V14167 chromosome 8, aradu.V14167.gnm2.J7QH, whole genome shotgun sequence includes the following:
- the LOC107463069 gene encoding molybdopterin synthase catalytic subunit, with the protein MAAEDDKNLVEISENTIDIAKYMNYVSAPQAGAIATFAGTTRDTFENKTVLELRYEAYVPMAMRCIKSVCSSARVSWNLHSIAVAHRLGTVPVGETSIFIAVSSVHRADALEACRFIIDEVKATVPIWKKEVYSNGEVWKENSEFLERRSNLGNKDVDCNVKMTESMEHNNKKPCCGTKVKVDDEVSRK; encoded by the coding sequence ATGGCTGCGGAAGATGATAAGAATCTTGTCGAAATCTCAGAGAATACGATAGACATTGCTAAATATATGAACTATGTCAGCGCTCCACAAGCTGGTGCGATAGCAACTTTTGCAGGCACCACACGCGACACTTTCGAAAATAAGACGGTTTTAGAGTTGAGGTATGAAGCTTATGTTCCAATGGCAATGCGTTGTATCAAGTCTGTCTGTTCATCTGCAAGAGTGTCATGGAATCTACATTCCATTGCTGTTGCACATCGCTTAGGCACAGTCCCTGTAGGAGAAACAAGTATCTTCATCGCCGTGTCATCTGTTCACAGGGCTGATGCACTGGAGGCATGTAGATTTATAATAGATGAAGTAAAAGCTACAGTTCCTATTTGGAAGAAGGAGGTTTATTCAAACGGAGAAGTTTGGAAAGAAAACTCCGAATTCTTGGAGCGGAGGAGCAATCTTGGTAACAAAGATGTAGATTGCAATGTGAAAATGACAGAAAGTATGGAGCACAACAACAAAAAGCCTTGCTGTGGGACTAAGGTTAAGGTTGATGATGAAGTAAGCCGGAAATAA
- the LOC107463070 gene encoding probable aminotransferase TAT2, translating to MENGGNSVNYESKETSTMTIKGILSLLMQNTVENKNKRVISLGLGDPTLFSCFQTTSVSEEAVADTLLSHNFHGYAPTAGLPQTRQAIAEYLSRDLPYKLSSHDVFITCGCTQAIDVSVAILARGGANILLPRPGFPIYELCAAFRQVEVRHYDLLLEKGWEVDLDSVKALADHNTVALVIINPGNPCGNVYSYNHLEKIAETAKQIGTIVIADEVYGHLAFGSNPFVPMGVFGVIVPVITLGSLSKRWIVPGWRLGWFVTTDPSGTFKNPKVVERIRKYFDLLGGPATFIQAAVPRILNQTEESFFKKTIDDLRLNSDICFKEIEEIPCMFCPHKPEGSMTMIVKLNLLLLEDISDDIDFCFKLAKEESVIILPGTTVGLKDWLRITFAADPSALVEGLKRVKVFCQRHAKNG from the exons ATGGAGAATGGTGGAAATAGTGTGAACTATGAATCAAAGGAAACTTCAACTATGACCATAAAGGGTATTCTAAGCCTTCTAATGCAAAACACTGtggagaataaaaataagagagtGATTTCTCTTGGCTTGGGTGACCCAACACTGTTTTCATGTTTTCAAACCACATCTGTCTCCGAAGAAGCTGTTGCTGACACGCTTCTCTCTCACAACTTTCATGGCTATGCTCCCACCGCTGGCCTCCCTCAGACCAGACA AGCAATTGCTGAATATCTATCACGTGATCTGCCATACAAACTATCATCACATGATGTTTTCATCACGTGCGGGTGCACGCAGGCCATCGACGTCTCGGTGGCGATTCTTGCACGAGGCGGTGCAAACATACTACTGCCGAGACCAGGCTTCCCAATCTACGAACTGTGTGCCGCATTTAGACAAGTTGAAGTGAGGCATTATGATTTGCTTCTTGAAAAAGGCTGGGAGGTTGATCTTGATTCAGTTAAGGCTCTTGCAGATCACAACACTGTTGCACTCGTCATCATAAACCCTGGAAATCCCTGTGGAAATGTCTACTCTTATAATCACTTGGAGAAG ATTGCGGAAACTGCAAAACAAATTGGAACAATTGTGATTGCTGACGAAGTTTATGGCCATCTTGCATTTGGGAGCAACCCTTTTGTTCCAATGGGTGTCTTTGGGGTTATTGTTCCTGTTATCACTCTTGGGTCCTTGTCCAAGAGATGGATAGTACCTGGTTGGAGGCTTGGTTGGTTTGTGACAACTGATCCTAGCGGCACCTTCAAAAATCCCAAG GTAGTTGAGCGCATTAGAAAGTATTTTGATCTTTTGGGAGGTCCAGCCACTTTCATTCag GCGGCTGTACCGCGCATACTTAATCAAACTGAAGagtcttttttcaaaaaaaccaTTGATGATTTAAGACTTAACTCAGATATATGCTTCAAGGAGATAGAAGAAATTCCATGCATGTTTTGCCCTCATAAACCGGAAGGGTCCATGACTATGATA GTGAAACTAAACCTTTTGCTTCTAGAAGATATTAGCGATGATATTGATTTTTGTTTCAAACTTGCAAAGGAGGAATCTGTTATCATTCTTCCAG GAACAACAGTTGGACTAAAAGATTGGCTTCGCATTACTTTCGCCGCCGATCCATCTGCCCTTGTAGAAGGTTTGAAAAGGGTCAAAGTTTTCTGCCAAAGACATGCAAAAAATGGCTGA
- the LOC107463083 gene encoding probable sarcosine oxidase codes for MQSGRGNEVFDVIIVGGGVMGSATAYHAAKRGLRTLLLEQFDFLHHRGSSHGESRTIRATYPQHHYYPLVMESYTLWQQAQAQIGYTVYFPAHHLDIGPAQEPILRAVIDNCRRHAMPHEILNRRQLAAKFPGRIDMPDDWIGIFNRLGGIIKPTKAVAMFQSLAHKNGAVLKDKAEVIDVKKEGENGVVVFTSNGESYRGRKCVVTVGAWVNKLVKKVSGVELPIQPLETHVFYWRVKEGHEGDFAVGGDFPTFASCTGEGGIYVYGTPSLEFPGLVKVAVHGGNPCDPDKRPWGSGYRVQDLKKWIQHTFMGLVDSSEPVVKQACMYSMTPDEDFIVDFLGGEFGKDVVVGGGFSGHGFKMAPVIGRVLTELAVDGVASGVDIKPFRISRFSMNSRI; via the coding sequence ATGCAGAGCGGGCGTGGTAACGAGGTTTTCGACGTGATCATCGTCGGCGGCGGTGTAATGGGAAGCGCCACCGCGTACCACGCTGCAAAGAGGGGTCTCCGGACACTCCTCCTCGAGCAATTCGACTTCCTCCACCACCGTGGCTCCTCCCACGGCGAGTCCCGCACAATCCGCGCAACGTACCCACAGCACCATTACTACCCACTCGTCATGGAATCTTACACGCTCTGGCAGCAGGCCCAGGCCCAAATCGGCTACACCGTCTACTTCCCAGCCCACCATCTCGATATCGGCCCGGCTCAAGAACCAATCCTCCGCGCCGTCATCGACAATTGCCGCCGGCACGCCATGCCGCACGAGATCCTCAACCGCCGCCAGCTGGCGGCGAAGTTCCCGGGCCGCATCGACATGCCGGACGATTGGATCGGAATATTCAACCGCCTGGGCGGCATCATAAAGCCGACGAAGGCGGTTGCGATGTTCCAATCGCTAGCGCACAAAAACGGTGCAGTTTTAAAGGACAAAGCTGAAGTAATCGACGTTAAAAAAGAGGGAGAAAACGGCGTCGTTGTTTTTACATCTAACGGCGAAAGTTATCGCGGAAGGAAGTGTGTTGTAACGGTAGGAGCATGGGTTAACAAGCTTGTGAAGAAAGTGAGTGGAGTTGAATTACCGATTCAGCCACTAGAGACTCATGTGTTTTACTGGAGGGTGAAGGAGGGGCACGAAGGGGATTTCGCAGTAGGGGGTGATTTTCCTACCTTTGCTAGCTGTACAGGGGAAGGAGGGATTTACGTGTACGGAACACCATCATTGGAGTTCCCGGGTTTGGTTAAGGTCGCAGTCCACGGTGGAAATCCGTGTGACCCGGATAAGAGACCTTGGGGTTCAGGGTATAGAGTTCAAGATTTAAAGAAGTGGATTCAACATACGTTCATGGGCTTGGTCGATTCGAGCGAGCCCGTGGTGAAGCAGGCCTGCATGTATTCTATGACGCCAGATGAAGATTTTATTGTGGATTTCTTGGGTGGGGAGTTTGGGAAGGATGTGGTAGTGGGTGGCGGGTTTTCGGGTCATGGGTTCAAGATGGCCCCGGTTATTGGAAGGGTTTTAACTGAGCTTGCTGTTGATGGGGTTGCAAGTGGGGTTGACATCAAACCCTTCAGGATTTCAAGGTTTAGCATGAATTCtaggatttga
- the LOC107463102 gene encoding probable xyloglucan glycosyltransferase 5 — MAPRLDFPNWWSKDTHDKGTTTTPVVVKIENPTFSVVEINGADAAFRPVEKSRGKNAKQVTWVLLLKAHRAVGCIAWLASVMWTLLGAIKKRIVHGQGVAMEGESDKLERGKLLFRVIRVFLVVSLAVLAFEIVAYLQGWQFRNPNLHILPNALDFEGLLHMAYVGWLRFRVEYIAPPVQVLSKFCVVLFLIQSLDRMVLCMGCFWIRYKKVKPRFAGDPFKVDDIEGSASHYPMVLIQIPMCNEREVYEQSISAVCQIDWPRDFLLIQVLDDSDDESIQCLIKTEVSKWSRKGVNIIYRHRLNRTGYKAGNLKSAMSCDYVKGYEFVAIFDADFQPNPDFLKQTVPHFKDNPELGLVQARWSFVNKDENLLTRLQNINLCFHFEVEQQVNGLFLNFFGFNGTAGVWRIKALEESGGWLERTTVEDMDIAVRAHLNGWKFIFLNDVKVLCEVPESYEAYRKQQHRWHSGPMQLFRLCLPAIVRSKVSTWKKANLILLFFLLRKLILPLYSFTLFCIILPLTMFVPEAELPLWVICYVPVFMSFLNILPAPKSFPFIVPYLLFENTMSVTKFNAMVSGLFQLESSYEWIVTKKAGRSSDSDLLAAEQREAKSIEHQKIHKGASESELVELHHFKEQKESAPTPIKKANKIYKKELTLAFLLLTASVRSLLSAQGVHFYFLLFQGVTFLLVGLDLIGEQMS; from the exons ATGGCTCCAAGATTGGATTTTCCCAATTGGTGGAGTAAGGACACACATGATAaaggaacaacaacaacaccaGTGGTGGTGAAAATTGAGAATCCCACTTTCTCTGTTGTGGAGATTAATGGTGCAGATGCTGCATTCCGGCCGGTGGAGAAGAGCCGCGGCAAGAATGCGAAACAAGTCACATGGGTTCTGCTTCTCAAGGCTCACCGTGCCGTCGGCTGCATTGCTTGGCTTGCCAGTGTAATGTGGACATTGCTTGGAGCCATCAAGAAAAGGATAGTTCATGGACAGGGTGTTGCTATGGAGGGCGAGAGTGACAAGTTGGAGAGAGGGAAGTTGTTGTTTAGAGTCATTAGAGTGTTCTTGGTGGTTTCATTGGCTGTTCTTGCATTTGAAATTGTTGCTTACCTTCAAGGATGGCAATTCAGGAACCCAAATTTGCATATTCTTCCGAATGCCTTGGATTTCGAGGGGTTACTCCACATGGCGTATGTTGGTTGGCTGAGGTTTCGTGTTGAATACATCGCGCCGCCTGTACAAGTACTCTCGAAGTTCTGTGTTGTTTTGTTTCTTATCCAATCCCTGGATCGTATGGTTCTTTGCATGGGATGCTTTTGGATTAGATACAAGAAGGTTAAGCCAAGGTTTGCTGGGGATCCCTTCAAGGTTGATGATATTGAAGGATCTGCAAGCCATTACCCCATGGTTCTGATTCAGATTCCAATGTGTAATGAGAGAGAG GTGTATGAGCAGTCTATTTCAGCAGTCTGCCAAATCGATTGGCCTAGGGATTTTTTACTGATTCAAGTACTCGATGATTCTGATGATGAGAGCATACAGTGCTTAATTAAGACCGAGGTCTCCAAATGGAGTCGAAAGGGAGTCAACATAATCTATAGGCATCGGTTAAACAGGACTGGATATAAAGCTGGGAATCTCAAATCTGCAATGAGCTGTGACTATGTGAAAGGCTACGAGTTTGTTGCAATTTTCGATGCAGACTTTCAACCAAATCCTGATTTTCTTAAACAAACTGTGCCACATTTCAAG GACAATCCTGAACTAGGTTTGGTCCAAGCTAGATGGTCTTTTGTGAACAAGGATGAGAACTTGTTGACTCGTCtccaaaacattaacttatgcTTCCACTTCGAGGTAGAACAACAGGTCAATGGActatttctcaatttttttggttttaatgGAACTGCTGGTGTTTGGAGGATCAAAGCCCTTGAAGAATCTGGAGGCTGGCTTGAGAGGACAACGGTAGAAGATATGGACATTGCGGTCCGAGCTCATCTCAATGGATGGAAGTTTATCTTCCTAAATGATGTTAAG GTGCTTTGTGAAGTTCCTGAGTCATATGAAGCTTATAGGAAGCAGCAACACCGTTGGCATTCAGGTCCTATGCAACTTTTTAGATTGTGCCTCCCTGCAATTGTTAGATCTAAG GTGTCAACATGGAAGAAAGCAAACTTAAtactcctcttttttcttttaaggaAACTAATTCTTCCCCTTTATTCCTTCACCCTGTTCTGTATAATTCTTCCTTTAACCATGTTCGTGCCTGAGGCTGAGCTTCCGTTGTGGGTGATTTGCTATGTGCCGGTTTTCATGTCATTCCTTAACATCCTCCCTGCCCcaaaatcttttccttttatTGTTCCTTACCTTCTTTTTGAAAACACCATGTCCGTCACCAAATTCAATGCAATGGTATCTGGACTCTTCCAATTAGAGAGCTCTTATGAATGGATTGTGACAAAGAAGGCCGGAAGGTCATCTGATTCTGATTTGTTGGCAGCCGAACAAAGGGAAGCCAAGTCGATAGAGCATCAAAAGATCCATAAAGGAGCTTCTGAGAGCGAACTTGTTGAGTTACACCACTTTAAGGAACAAAAAGAATCTGCTCCAACACCTATCAAGAAAGCTAATAAAATTTACAAGAAAGAGTTGACTTTGGCATTCCTCCTCCTCACTGCTTCTGTCCGGAGTCTATTATCAGCACAAGGAGTTCACTTCTACTTTCTGCTTTTCCAAGGGGTGACCTTCCTCCTAGTCGGTCTCGACTTGATTGGAGAGCAAATGAGCTAG